The following proteins come from a genomic window of Bradyrhizobium paxllaeri:
- a CDS encoding energy-coupling factor ABC transporter ATP-binding protein produces MRAPSSELPIEFDGVTVAAGDVTILDNIALTLKSGPPTVLIGPNGSGKSTLLRVAMGLLAPSRGRITWGGLENVPPHKRAIVFQRPAMLRRSAAANIRFALRAAGTPRAEHARRTGELLALVGLQALADRAARRLSGGEQQRLALARALARDPAVLFLDEPTASLDPVATKAVEDIIRAVSERNIKVVMATHDFGEARRLSGDVVMLHRGRIVETGAATSFFGAPRTLEARTFLAGELLI; encoded by the coding sequence ATGCGCGCGCCGTCAAGCGAACTGCCGATTGAATTCGATGGCGTCACGGTTGCGGCCGGCGACGTCACGATCCTCGATAACATCGCACTCACGCTTAAGTCGGGACCGCCGACGGTGCTGATCGGTCCGAACGGTTCGGGCAAATCGACGCTGCTGCGGGTGGCGATGGGGCTGCTCGCGCCCTCCCGCGGGCGCATCACCTGGGGCGGGCTGGAAAACGTGCCGCCGCACAAGCGCGCGATCGTGTTCCAGCGGCCGGCAATGCTTCGACGCAGCGCCGCCGCCAATATCCGCTTCGCGTTGCGCGCCGCAGGCACCCCACGTGCCGAGCATGCGCGCCGCACCGGCGAACTGCTCGCACTGGTTGGTTTGCAGGCGCTCGCCGACCGCGCCGCGCGCCGGCTCTCCGGCGGCGAGCAGCAGCGGCTGGCGCTTGCGCGTGCGCTCGCACGCGATCCCGCGGTGCTGTTTCTGGACGAGCCGACCGCGAGCCTCGATCCGGTCGCGACCAAGGCGGTGGAAGACATCATCCGCGCGGTCAGTGAACGCAACATCAAGGTCGTGATGGCGACCCACGATTTCGGCGAGGCGCGCCGGCTCTCCGGCGACGTCGTCATGCTCCACCGCGGCCGCATCGTCGAAACCGGCGCGGCTACGTCGTTCTTCGGCGCGCCGCGAACCCTCGAGGCGAGGACGTTCCTCGCCGGTGAATTGTTGATTTGA
- a CDS encoding sensor histidine kinase — MNDHTDDAQPDLPGRERRRLQASRLIQYLLLQAVIASACVVALLQSLPGPPVQYRMTAFQLTDAGIERAVTLPYFSPRRDAMNDPPRFSGQFVRPAGEAAQPWSVFLPRFTNGVEVTVNDVVILDSRRDPAANRPDRNTPAIAVIPASVLRDGENVISIRLFIWGPITGFLDRIWVGPDQLLRPSYDLRTLVFVTLPVVFSSWQAILAVILGIMWVMRRHEPAYGVLAAAMAVGVGQAFLQTPMGETPFSRLNVILISSAPIESALVLTFALLFSGWKWQRYGWILFIPGVLLALAGLFGNPAMVRALFLILAVPMVGISLVIMAVVTARSALKRQNVAGLLLGCAVTIMLTCWIADLLSVFQMTPNRIFTARLSYSAMLVAIGAGLTWRFARALNQVDGFAGRLVTQVREAEEKLKVSFAREEERARAAALAHERTRLMRDLHDGLGGQLVSIVALSERGNGSAGIGDAARAALKDLRLVIDSMDDIGGDLMLALGSWRERAMAQLRPHDIALDWRAVAPQGLPVHPELRPWHVIQIVRLLDEALTNAVKHANAKRITVRIETLAGADGLERGCITVEDDGKGFEITSDGAAAGAIKAARGLRNMRSRAARCGAELELSSCAQGTDQGADRGTRVRLTLPHRFPDSDGAAG; from the coding sequence GTGAACGATCACACCGACGACGCGCAACCGGACCTGCCCGGCCGCGAACGCCGGCGGTTGCAAGCATCCCGTCTCATTCAGTATCTGCTGCTGCAGGCGGTGATCGCCAGCGCTTGCGTCGTGGCGCTGCTGCAGTCGCTGCCGGGACCTCCCGTGCAGTATCGGATGACGGCGTTTCAGCTCACCGACGCCGGCATCGAGCGGGCGGTGACGCTGCCCTATTTCTCGCCGCGCCGGGATGCGATGAACGACCCGCCCCGCTTCAGCGGGCAATTCGTCCGCCCGGCCGGCGAGGCCGCGCAGCCCTGGTCGGTGTTTCTGCCGCGCTTCACCAACGGCGTCGAGGTCACCGTCAACGATGTCGTGATCCTCGATAGCCGGCGCGATCCTGCCGCCAACCGGCCCGACCGCAACACGCCGGCGATTGCGGTGATCCCGGCATCGGTATTGCGCGACGGCGAGAATGTCATCTCGATCCGGCTGTTCATCTGGGGCCCGATCACGGGCTTCCTCGATCGCATCTGGGTCGGCCCGGACCAGTTGCTGCGTCCGAGCTATGATCTCCGAACTTTGGTCTTCGTCACCCTGCCGGTGGTGTTCTCATCCTGGCAGGCGATCCTCGCGGTCATCCTCGGCATCATGTGGGTGATGCGGCGCCATGAGCCGGCCTATGGCGTGCTGGCGGCGGCGATGGCGGTCGGTGTCGGGCAGGCCTTCCTGCAAACGCCGATGGGCGAGACGCCGTTCTCCAGGCTCAACGTGATCCTGATCTCGTCCGCGCCGATCGAAAGCGCGCTGGTGCTGACCTTCGCGTTGTTGTTCTCGGGTTGGAAATGGCAACGCTATGGCTGGATCCTTTTCATTCCCGGCGTGCTGCTGGCGCTGGCCGGCCTGTTCGGCAATCCGGCGATGGTGCGCGCGTTGTTCCTGATTCTCGCGGTGCCGATGGTCGGCATCTCGCTGGTCATCATGGCCGTCGTCACCGCGCGTTCGGCGCTGAAACGGCAGAACGTTGCGGGCCTCCTGCTCGGCTGCGCAGTCACGATCATGCTGACCTGCTGGATCGCAGACCTGCTCTCGGTGTTCCAGATGACGCCGAACCGAATCTTCACGGCGCGGCTGTCCTATTCGGCGATGCTGGTCGCGATCGGCGCCGGCCTGACCTGGCGATTTGCTCGGGCACTGAACCAGGTCGACGGCTTTGCCGGCCGCCTCGTCACCCAGGTGCGTGAGGCGGAGGAGAAGCTGAAGGTGAGTTTCGCCCGCGAGGAGGAGCGCGCCCGCGCAGCAGCCCTGGCGCACGAGCGTACGCGGCTGATGCGCGACCTGCATGACGGCCTCGGCGGCCAGCTCGTCAGCATCGTGGCCTTGAGCGAACGCGGCAACGGCAGCGCGGGTATAGGCGATGCGGCGCGCGCGGCGCTGAAGGATCTCCGCCTCGTCATCGACTCCATGGACGACATCGGCGGCGATCTGATGCTGGCGCTGGGCTCGTGGCGCGAGCGCGCCATGGCGCAACTGCGTCCGCACGACATCGCGCTCGACTGGCGCGCAGTCGCCCCGCAGGGCCTGCCGGTTCACCCCGAATTGCGGCCGTGGCATGTGATCCAGATCGTGCGGCTGCTCGATGAGGCCCTGACCAATGCGGTGAAGCATGCCAATGCGAAGCGTATCACGGTGAGGATCGAGACGCTGGCAGGCGCTGACGGCCTCGAGCGCGGCTGCATCACCGTCGAGGATGACGGCAAGGGTTTTGAGATCACGTCGGATGGCGCAGCGGCAGGCGCGATAAAGGCGGCGCGCGGCCTGCGCAACATGCGAAGCCGCGCGGCGCGCTGTGGCGCGGAGCTGGAACTGAGCTCCTGCGCCCAAGGGACTGATCAAGGGGCTGATCGAGGTACGCGCGTGCGATTGACACTGCCCCACCGCTTTCCCGACAGCGACGGCGCTGCCGGTTAG
- a CDS encoding ABC transporter permease: MSADTSALQLVLSGDPALFAIVRLSLYVSLSAVALAALIGIPLGAWIALTNFRGRQGVIVLLNALMGLPPVVVGLAVYLALSRSGPLGSFGLLFTPGAMIVAQTVLVTPIIAALTRQTIEDLWIEYRDELTAMNLGPLGRVAALIWDARFSLVTALLAGFGRAAAEVGAIIIVGGNIEGFTRTMTTAIALETSKGDLPLAVGLGLVLISIVIAVNALAWTARRAGERLAG; encoded by the coding sequence ATGTCTGCCGACACATCCGCCCTGCAACTCGTGCTCTCCGGCGATCCCGCGCTGTTCGCCATCGTGCGGCTGTCGCTCTATGTCAGTCTGTCAGCGGTGGCGCTGGCGGCGTTGATCGGCATTCCCCTCGGCGCCTGGATTGCGCTGACGAATTTCCGCGGGCGCCAGGGCGTCATTGTCCTGCTCAATGCCTTGATGGGCCTGCCGCCGGTCGTCGTCGGTCTGGCGGTGTATCTGGCGCTGTCGCGCTCCGGACCGCTGGGCTCGTTCGGCCTGTTGTTCACCCCGGGCGCCATGATCGTCGCGCAGACCGTGCTGGTCACACCGATCATCGCCGCGCTGACGCGCCAGACCATCGAGGATCTCTGGATCGAATACCGCGACGAACTCACCGCGATGAATCTCGGCCCCCTCGGCCGCGTCGCGGCGCTGATCTGGGATGCGCGCTTCAGCCTCGTCACCGCGCTGCTCGCCGGCTTCGGCCGCGCCGCGGCGGAGGTTGGCGCCATCATCATCGTCGGTGGCAACATCGAAGGCTTCACCCGCACGATGACGACGGCGATTGCGCTGGAGACGTCCAAGGGCGACCTGCCGCTCGCGGTCGGCCTCGGCCTCGTGCTGATCTCAATCGTGATCGCCGTCAACGCGCTGGCCTGGACCGCGCGCCGTGCCGGCGAGCGACTGGCGGGATGA
- a CDS encoding lytic transglycosylase domain-containing protein translates to MRYVFAAVIAVFVISVDFESSDIRSVWAEQLFVVAEAQSEPAAVSSSPTGTATASVETSQGLDAASIVAAPSAATADADAHAAVSVSTASAASDVICEAVKIAAEDNDIPIGFFVRLLWQESRFKAREVSSAGARGIAQFMPQTAVEVGLQDPFDPLQAIPASAKFLRKLHDQFGNLGLAAAAYNAGGGRIEKWLSRRSSLPKETRDYVKIITGHKAEAWIDEESTVYMPTDLPHKAPCEGVGGLSREDQVATVNVDLTPSASAMVRKAEAGEAEEKKNAAVRKLRVAASSVARRVRAAASKAKARAVLLAARKSGKKSAVRLASESSGRKSSRAAREL, encoded by the coding sequence ATGCGATATGTTTTCGCCGCCGTGATTGCTGTGTTTGTGATCTCGGTGGATTTTGAAAGTTCCGACATCAGATCGGTATGGGCGGAACAATTGTTCGTCGTCGCGGAAGCGCAATCGGAACCCGCCGCGGTGTCGAGTTCTCCCACGGGAACTGCGACCGCTTCGGTCGAAACCTCGCAAGGATTGGACGCAGCAAGCATTGTTGCCGCGCCATCTGCAGCGACGGCCGATGCCGATGCTCATGCAGCCGTCTCGGTCAGCACGGCGTCCGCGGCATCCGACGTGATCTGTGAAGCGGTCAAGATTGCCGCCGAGGACAACGATATTCCGATCGGATTTTTCGTGCGCCTGCTCTGGCAGGAAAGCAGGTTTAAAGCTAGGGAAGTCAGTTCCGCAGGCGCGCGGGGCATCGCACAGTTCATGCCGCAGACAGCGGTCGAAGTGGGCCTGCAAGACCCATTCGATCCGCTGCAGGCGATCCCGGCGTCGGCAAAGTTCCTGCGCAAGCTGCATGATCAGTTCGGCAATCTCGGGCTGGCGGCGGCGGCGTACAATGCCGGCGGCGGCAGGATCGAAAAGTGGCTGTCGCGGCGCAGCTCGTTGCCAAAGGAAACGCGCGATTACGTCAAGATCATCACCGGCCACAAGGCCGAAGCCTGGATCGACGAGGAAAGCACCGTCTACATGCCGACCGACCTGCCGCACAAGGCGCCATGCGAGGGTGTCGGCGGCCTGTCGCGGGAAGACCAGGTCGCCACGGTCAATGTCGACCTGACGCCTTCAGCCAGCGCGATGGTGCGCAAGGCGGAAGCCGGTGAGGCCGAGGAGAAGAAGAACGCGGCCGTCAGGAAGCTGCGTGTGGCAGCAAGCTCGGTGGCTCGACGCGTCCGTGCGGCGGCGAGCAAGGCCAAGGCCCGCGCTGTGCTGCTGGCAGCGCGGAAATCAGGGAAGAAATCCGCCGTGCGCCTCGCGTCGGAATCTTCCGGCCGAAAATCATCGAGGGCGGCACGGGAGTTGTAG
- a CDS encoding MFS transporter has protein sequence MRVSGPIAYIALYAALYAAFGVASPFWPKYFETRSLTPEQIGLILAAALVVRLVAGPLVGMFADFLQALRLVLAACAALAAAAAVALLRADSFWLLLLVALVQAAALAPTTSIADALSVNAARPQIAGRPFEYGWIRGAASTAFVCGTLIIGQLITSSDLTRVIWLNAVLLIAAAGVTALVPRVSAPAAHISASKLAYEIRGLLGIARFRILILVSALIYGSHAVHDAFAVIRWSNAGIDTTVISILWSEAVAAEVIVFFLIGPALLNRLGPRGAAVLAATAGIIRWSVAGTTTSVVALAVVQPLHGLTFALLHLACMRMMAVLIPTHMAATAQAAYAFGSGAVTAALTLFSGFFHANYGGGAFVAMAVLCALAWPLVWFGFADAQDTPARAR, from the coding sequence ATGCGTGTCAGCGGACCGATCGCCTACATCGCTCTTTACGCTGCGCTGTATGCAGCATTCGGCGTGGCGTCGCCGTTCTGGCCGAAATATTTCGAGACCAGATCGCTCACGCCCGAGCAGATCGGGCTGATACTCGCGGCCGCGCTAGTGGTGCGGCTTGTCGCGGGACCGCTCGTCGGAATGTTCGCCGACTTCCTGCAAGCGTTGCGGCTCGTGCTCGCCGCCTGCGCTGCGCTGGCGGCCGCTGCGGCCGTGGCGTTGCTGCGGGCGGATAGCTTCTGGCTGTTGCTTCTTGTCGCGTTGGTGCAAGCAGCGGCACTGGCGCCCACGACGTCGATCGCCGATGCGTTGTCGGTCAATGCAGCGAGGCCCCAGATAGCGGGGAGGCCGTTCGAATATGGCTGGATCCGCGGTGCCGCGTCCACTGCTTTCGTCTGCGGCACGCTGATCATCGGGCAACTTATCACTTCCAGCGACCTCACGCGTGTGATTTGGCTGAACGCGGTCCTGTTGATCGCCGCCGCCGGCGTTACGGCGCTGGTCCCCAGGGTTTCTGCTCCGGCGGCGCATATCAGCGCATCGAAGCTTGCGTATGAAATTCGCGGGCTGCTCGGGATTGCGCGATTTCGAATCCTGATCCTCGTCTCCGCGCTGATCTATGGCAGCCACGCCGTGCATGATGCCTTTGCGGTGATCCGCTGGAGCAATGCCGGAATAGATACCACTGTCATCAGCATCCTGTGGTCGGAGGCCGTCGCTGCGGAAGTCATCGTGTTCTTTCTGATCGGCCCGGCATTGCTCAACCGGCTGGGCCCGCGTGGCGCAGCGGTGCTGGCGGCCACCGCCGGAATCATCCGCTGGTCGGTCGCGGGGACAACGACATCAGTCGTGGCGCTCGCAGTGGTACAGCCGCTGCACGGATTGACATTTGCGCTGCTGCACCTCGCCTGCATGCGGATGATGGCGGTTCTTATCCCGACACATATGGCCGCAACCGCTCAAGCTGCCTACGCGTTCGGTTCTGGCGCGGTGACGGCTGCGCTGACGCTGTTCTCTGGATTCTTCCACGCGAATTATGGGGGAGGGGCGTTCGTCGCGATGGCGGTTCTCTGCGCGCTCGCATGGCCGCTCGTCTGGTTTGGCTTTGCGGATGCGCAAGACACGCCTGCCCGTGCCCGCTGA
- a CDS encoding response regulator gives MNSLSEAPKAEAITVVLLEDDAPTLWRLQDALTKAGYQVKAAGTLAEARACLAQGAPKVLLTDLQLPDGHGVDLIRETRRRFPDTEIMVISILGDEESVISAITVGATGYLLKDAFPTDIAATVRDLVAGHSPISASIARFIVRRTQSTPEPPPGPALNTTKLTPREIDILWGIAKGFSYAEIASHLGLSRQTVPGHIKNIYRKLEVHTRGEAVFEAVQQGLIKL, from the coding sequence ATGAATTCATTGAGCGAGGCGCCGAAAGCCGAGGCCATCACGGTCGTGCTGCTCGAGGACGACGCACCGACGCTTTGGCGGCTGCAGGACGCCCTGACCAAGGCCGGATACCAGGTGAAGGCCGCGGGCACGCTGGCGGAAGCCCGCGCCTGTCTCGCGCAAGGCGCGCCAAAGGTGCTGCTGACCGACCTTCAACTACCCGACGGCCATGGCGTCGACCTGATCCGGGAAACCCGGCGGCGCTTTCCCGATACCGAGATCATGGTGATCTCGATCCTCGGCGACGAGGAAAGCGTGATCTCGGCGATCACCGTCGGCGCCACAGGCTATCTGCTCAAGGACGCGTTCCCGACTGATATCGCCGCCACCGTGCGTGACCTCGTTGCCGGGCATTCGCCGATCTCGGCCTCGATCGCACGCTTCATCGTGCGCCGAACCCAGAGCACGCCCGAGCCGCCGCCCGGCCCCGCCCTCAACACCACCAAGCTGACGCCGCGCGAGATCGATATTCTCTGGGGCATCGCCAAGGGCTTCAGCTACGCCGAGATCGCCAGTCATCTCGGCCTGTCGCGCCAGACCGTGCCCGGGCATATCAAGAACATCTATCGCAAGCTCGAAGTCCACACCCGCGGCGAGGCGGTATTCGAGGCGGTCCAGCAGGGCTTGATCAAGCTGTGA
- a CDS encoding substrate-binding domain-containing protein: MLTRRLLIAAAATLALAGNAVAQDKSIVVASTTSTQDSGLFGHILPIFKAKAGIDVKVVAQGTGQALDTGRRGDADVVFVHAKPAEEKFVSEGFGVKRYPVMYNDFVLIGPKSDPAGIKGSKDIVAALSAIKARGSDFISRGDKSGTHQAELNLWKVAGVDIAKDKGPWYKEIGQGMGAALNTASASNAYVLADRGTWLSFKNRGDLIIAVEGDKRLFNQYGVMLVSPEKHPNVKKDLGQQLIDWLVSSEGQKAIADYKINGEQLFYPNASDSGA; the protein is encoded by the coding sequence ATGCTCACGCGCCGTTTGCTGATCGCAGCCGCTGCCACTCTCGCACTCGCCGGCAACGCCGTCGCGCAGGACAAATCGATCGTGGTCGCCTCGACCACCTCGACGCAGGATTCCGGCCTGTTCGGCCACATCCTGCCGATATTCAAGGCCAAGGCCGGCATCGACGTGAAGGTGGTGGCGCAAGGCACCGGTCAGGCGCTCGATACCGGCCGCCGCGGCGATGCCGACGTGGTATTCGTCCACGCCAAACCTGCCGAAGAAAAATTCGTCTCCGAAGGCTTCGGCGTCAAACGCTACCCCGTGATGTACAACGACTTCGTCCTGATCGGGCCGAAGAGCGATCCGGCCGGCATCAAGGGTTCGAAGGATATCGTCGCGGCGCTTTCCGCGATCAAGGCCAGGGGCTCCGACTTCATCTCGCGCGGCGACAAGTCCGGCACGCATCAGGCCGAGCTCAATCTCTGGAAGGTTGCCGGCGTCGATATCGCGAAAGACAAGGGCCCCTGGTACAAGGAGATCGGGCAGGGCATGGGCGCGGCGCTCAACACCGCGTCCGCCTCCAACGCCTATGTGCTCGCCGACCGCGGCACCTGGCTGTCGTTCAAGAATCGCGGCGATCTCATTATTGCTGTCGAAGGCGACAAGCGGCTGTTCAACCAGTACGGCGTCATGCTGGTTAGCCCGGAGAAGCATCCGAACGTCAAGAAAGACCTCGGCCAGCAATTGATCGACTGGCTGGTATCATCCGAGGGCCAGAAGGCGATCGCCGATTACAAGATCAACGGCGAGCAGTTGTTCTATCCCAACGCCAGCGATTCCGGCGCGTGA
- a CDS encoding threonine ammonia-lyase, with protein sequence MSNAPNDAPANQSASKAGRLPVTSDDITAAAATIAGSVIVTECDQSRTLSEICGCNVWLKFENLQFTSTFKERGALNRLHALSPDERRRGVIAMSAGNHAQGVAYHANRLGIPAAIVMPVGTPMVKIENTRRHGANTIISGKTLEEAGEFARKHGEANNLIMIHPYDDPLIIAGQGTIALEMLKAAPDLDTLVVPIGGGGLISGMAIAAKSLKPDLRIVGVQAQLYPSMYNVIRGEQLPMRGDTLAEGIAVKVPGRITTEIIRNLVDDIVLVTEDQIERAVSMLIAIEKTVVEGAGAAGLAAILAAPERFAGRNVGLVLTGGNIDTRLIASVLTRELAREGRLTQIAIDIVDRPGQLAAVSALLAEAGANIIEVSHQRTFSDLPAKGTLLEVVIETRDRAHLDEVMKRLGEAGFVAWLPGRR encoded by the coding sequence ATGTCGAATGCTCCCAATGACGCGCCGGCGAACCAGTCTGCTTCCAAGGCCGGCCGCCTTCCCGTCACATCAGATGATATCACGGCGGCGGCTGCTACCATTGCCGGTTCCGTTATCGTCACCGAATGCGACCAGAGCCGGACGCTGAGCGAGATCTGCGGCTGCAATGTCTGGCTCAAATTTGAGAATCTGCAGTTCACCTCCACTTTCAAGGAGCGCGGTGCGCTCAACCGGCTGCACGCGCTGTCGCCGGACGAGCGGCGGCGCGGCGTGATCGCGATGTCGGCCGGCAATCACGCGCAGGGCGTGGCCTATCATGCGAACCGGCTCGGCATTCCCGCAGCAATCGTGATGCCGGTCGGCACGCCGATGGTGAAGATCGAGAACACGCGGCGGCATGGCGCGAACACGATCATTTCCGGCAAGACGCTGGAGGAGGCCGGCGAGTTTGCGCGCAAGCATGGCGAGGCGAACAACCTCATCATGATCCACCCCTACGACGATCCGCTGATCATCGCAGGCCAGGGCACCATCGCGCTCGAAATGCTCAAGGCCGCGCCTGATCTCGATACGCTGGTGGTGCCGATCGGCGGCGGCGGGCTGATCTCCGGCATGGCGATCGCGGCAAAATCGTTGAAGCCGGACTTGCGCATCGTCGGTGTGCAGGCACAACTCTATCCGTCGATGTACAATGTCATCCGCGGCGAGCAACTGCCGATGCGCGGCGATACGCTCGCCGAAGGCATTGCGGTGAAGGTGCCGGGACGGATCACCACCGAAATCATCCGCAACCTCGTCGACGACATCGTTCTCGTCACCGAAGACCAGATCGAGCGCGCGGTGTCGATGCTGATCGCGATCGAAAAGACCGTGGTCGAGGGCGCCGGCGCAGCGGGCCTTGCCGCGATACTGGCGGCGCCGGAGCGTTTTGCCGGACGCAATGTCGGCCTGGTCCTCACCGGCGGCAACATCGATACCCGGCTGATCGCGTCGGTGCTGACGCGCGAACTGGCGCGCGAGGGAAGGCTGACGCAGATTGCCATCGACATCGTCGACCGGCCCGGCCAACTCGCCGCCGTCTCGGCGCTGCTGGCGGAGGCCGGCGCCAACATCATCGAGGTCTCGCATCAGCGCACGTTTTCCGATCTGCCTGCCAAGGGCACACTGCTCGAAGTCGTAATCGAGACGCGGGATCGCGCGCATCTGGACGAGGTGATGAAGCGGCTCGGCGAGGCCGGGTTTGTCGCGTGGCTGCCGGGGCGAAGGTGA
- a CDS encoding GNAT family N-acetyltransferase — protein sequence MEAIDVKGFIGHIRFFGLDQHDQRASLAIGIEDPAYLGKGYGSEAIRLALSYIFSIGLHRISVRVLASNGRAIASYRKCGFVIEGREREAAFIDGRWQDDILMGVLDRELRI from the coding sequence GTGGAGGCCATCGACGTTAAGGGCTTTATCGGCCACATCCGTTTTTTCGGGCTGGATCAGCACGACCAGCGGGCGTCGCTGGCGATTGGTATCGAAGATCCGGCATATCTCGGAAAAGGGTATGGGTCCGAAGCCATTCGTTTGGCTCTGAGCTATATCTTCTCAATTGGGCTTCATCGGATATCCGTGCGCGTGCTGGCGAGCAATGGTCGCGCGATCGCGAGCTATCGCAAGTGTGGTTTCGTGATCGAGGGTCGCGAACGAGAAGCGGCATTCATCGATGGACGATGGCAAGATGATATCCTCATGGGCGTGCTGGATCGAGAACTGCGCATTTGA
- a CDS encoding molybdate ABC transporter substrate-binding protein, with the protein MRTRLSAALAVFLVMMMPAMAEEAVLLHAAGSLRAALSEVAKAFEAANLGKVQPKFGASGLLKDEISAGAKAEVFASANMEHPQALAQDKRSGPVVLFARNRLCALVRPGLEVTPAALLDRMLDASVKLGTSTPKADPSGDYAWEVFHKAEKIRPGAYATLEKKALQLTGSPTSPPAPRGRSVYGELIAQNAADVFLTYCTNALAAQRENPAQQIVQLPDALAVGADYGLTVLNGASAPAYKFALFILSADGQRTLAKHGFAAPALPQ; encoded by the coding sequence ATGCGGACCCGGCTTTCGGCGGCGCTTGCGGTTTTCCTGGTCATGATGATGCCGGCGATGGCAGAAGAAGCGGTATTGCTCCACGCCGCCGGCAGCTTGCGCGCGGCACTGAGCGAGGTGGCAAAGGCGTTCGAAGCAGCAAACCTCGGCAAGGTGCAGCCGAAGTTTGGCGCCTCCGGTCTGCTGAAGGACGAGATATCGGCGGGTGCAAAGGCAGAAGTGTTTGCCTCCGCCAACATGGAGCACCCGCAGGCGCTCGCGCAGGACAAACGCAGCGGCCCGGTGGTGCTGTTCGCGCGCAACCGGCTGTGCGCGCTGGTGCGGCCCGGCCTCGAGGTTACGCCGGCCGCGCTGCTGGACCGCATGCTCGATGCGTCGGTGAAGCTCGGCACCTCGACGCCGAAAGCCGATCCGTCGGGCGATTACGCCTGGGAGGTTTTTCATAAAGCCGAGAAGATCAGGCCCGGCGCCTATGCCACGCTCGAGAAAAAGGCGCTGCAGCTCACCGGCAGCCCCACCAGCCCGCCCGCACCGCGGGGCCGCTCGGTCTATGGTGAACTGATCGCGCAGAACGCGGCCGACGTCTTTCTGACCTATTGCACCAATGCGCTCGCCGCGCAGCGCGAGAATCCGGCGCAGCAGATCGTGCAACTGCCCGATGCGCTCGCGGTCGGCGCCGATTACGGCCTGACCGTGCTGAACGGCGCCTCGGCGCCGGCGTACAAATTTGCGCTGTTCATTCTCTCGGCGGACGGTCAGCGCACGCTGGCAAAACACGGCTTTGCCGCGCCGGCCCTGCCGCAATAG
- a CDS encoding helix-turn-helix transcriptional regulator: MPMRELLTTDEAADYLRVSERKLYELVADRAVPCSKVTGRWLFSRAALDRWVSAGLIAPAGLAQVSAPPIVGGSHDPLLEWGLRESNSGLASLPEGSEEGLRRLTRGEVIIAAIHLHRLHGDDERANVEAVADAAGLHDAVVLGFARREQGILVASGNPLDLSDIASIAASRARMAQRPAGAGAQLLLLALLARAGITLDELKLAKPAFPTGPDIAQAVRAGRIDCGIATRSVAKSAGLDFLPLAWERFDLVMRQRDYFMKGPQALFGFMRQAAFRDRATELGGYDVSEAGTVRLVN, translated from the coding sequence ATGCCTATGCGGGAACTCCTGACAACCGACGAGGCTGCCGACTATCTGCGGGTCTCGGAACGCAAGCTCTACGAGCTGGTGGCGGACCGCGCAGTGCCTTGCAGCAAGGTGACCGGGCGCTGGCTGTTTTCGCGCGCCGCGCTGGACCGCTGGGTATCCGCCGGCCTGATCGCTCCGGCCGGCCTAGCCCAGGTGTCGGCGCCCCCGATCGTCGGCGGCAGCCACGATCCGCTGCTGGAATGGGGCTTGCGCGAAAGCAATTCCGGCCTCGCCAGCCTCCCCGAAGGCAGCGAGGAAGGCCTGCGGCGGCTGACGCGTGGCGAGGTGATAATCGCGGCGATCCATTTGCATCGGCTGCACGGCGACGACGAAAGAGCCAATGTCGAGGCGGTCGCCGATGCGGCGGGATTGCACGATGCCGTCGTGCTCGGCTTTGCCCGACGCGAGCAAGGCATTCTGGTCGCGTCAGGCAATCCGCTTGATTTGAGCGACATCGCCTCGATCGCCGCATCCCGCGCGCGGATGGCGCAACGTCCGGCGGGCGCTGGCGCGCAACTGCTGCTGCTCGCGCTACTCGCGCGTGCCGGCATCACGCTCGACGAACTGAAACTGGCAAAGCCCGCCTTTCCGACCGGCCCCGATATCGCGCAAGCCGTGCGCGCCGGCCGGATCGATTGCGGTATCGCGACGCGAAGCGTGGCGAAATCGGCGGGGCTCGACTTCCTCCCGCTCGCCTGGGAACGCTTCGACCTCGTGATGCGGCAGCGCGACTATTTCATGAAGGGACCGCAGGCGCTGTTCGGCTTCATGCGACAGGCGGCGTTTCGCGATCGGGCCACCGAACTCGGCGGTTATGACGTCAGCGAAGCAGGCACGGTGCGGCTGGTGAATTAG